Proteins encoded together in one Aureibacillus halotolerans window:
- a CDS encoding Crp/Fnr family transcriptional regulator, translated as MTTNAEQDMPSHRLLKHFIEKHAVFSETELSAIMETIQVATYPKHTTLLKQGEISTACYFVLKGLIRQYSINAEGREMTSNFYKEEQAVVLFNSFKTKTESPYSLTCAEDSVLIVGSLETESSMYETIPALEKLTRSMVEQNFGAEQDERANAVSATPEDRYRALLAQKADLIERVPQHQLASYLGMTPESLSRIKKRVNQT; from the coding sequence ATGACAACAAACGCTGAACAAGATATGCCATCACATAGGCTGCTTAAGCATTTCATTGAAAAACATGCGGTATTTAGTGAGACAGAGCTATCGGCGATCATGGAAACTATTCAAGTAGCCACGTACCCGAAACACACCACGCTTCTTAAACAAGGGGAGATTTCCACGGCCTGTTACTTTGTGTTAAAAGGATTAATTAGACAGTATTCTATTAATGCTGAAGGCAGAGAAATGACCTCTAACTTTTATAAAGAAGAACAAGCGGTAGTTCTGTTTAATAGTTTCAAGACCAAAACAGAAAGTCCTTATTCTCTTACGTGCGCAGAAGATTCTGTGCTCATCGTGGGTTCGTTGGAAACAGAATCATCAATGTATGAAACCATCCCAGCACTTGAAAAGCTAACGCGCTCGATGGTCGAACAAAATTTTGGGGCGGAACAGGATGAACGAGCCAACGCAGTATCAGCTACTCCTGAAGATAGGTACCGGGCGTTACTAGCCCAAAAAGCTGATCTCATAGAGCGCGTCCCTCAACATCAGTTAGCAAGTTATTTGGGGATGACGCCTGAATCATTAAGCAGAATTAAAAAGAGAGTAAACCAAACATGA
- a CDS encoding DUF4386 domain-containing protein: MLAYETERTTLRQVSVITGVSMLIMVICAGIAVGLVNGQLIIPGNPSATVTNLQQSFPLFTLGVFCWLVIIICDVILSWSFFIFLKQINTSLSLLGLLFRLMYTAFLGAATFQLVRVMNLLNNTERLSFQTEELASLTMLSMESFQSIWSFGLIIFGFHLFIVGWLTLKALFIPKLLGYLLLVASISYIMVHTMYLFLPSFHSITQTLESILSIPMAIGELGIGMWMLFRGGKQKE; encoded by the coding sequence ATGTTAGCCTACGAAACAGAAAGAACCACACTCCGTCAAGTTTCCGTGATCACGGGAGTTTCCATGCTGATTATGGTGATTTGTGCAGGGATTGCTGTTGGTTTGGTCAATGGTCAGTTAATCATACCAGGAAACCCTTCTGCCACAGTAACCAATCTTCAGCAATCCTTTCCTTTATTCACTTTAGGGGTTTTCTGCTGGCTTGTTATTATTATTTGTGATGTCATACTTTCTTGGTCATTTTTTATATTCCTTAAGCAAATAAACACGAGTTTATCCTTACTTGGCTTGTTATTCCGCCTGATGTATACTGCATTCTTGGGTGCCGCTACGTTTCAATTAGTACGTGTCATGAACCTTTTAAATAACACTGAACGTCTATCTTTTCAAACTGAGGAGCTAGCTTCCTTAACGATGCTCTCTATGGAATCTTTTCAAAGCATTTGGTCTTTCGGCCTCATTATCTTCGGATTTCACTTGTTCATCGTCGGATGGCTTACTTTAAAAGCATTATTTATTCCTAAACTGCTCGGCTATCTTTTACTTGTGGCGTCTATCAGCTACATAATGGTTCATACAATGTATCTTTTTTTACCTTCCTTTCACTCCATCACCCAGACACTTGAATCGATCCTATCCATCCCTATGGCTATTGGTGAACTTGGTATCGGAATGTGGATGCTCTTTCGAGGAGGCAAGCAAAAAGAGTAA
- a CDS encoding helix-turn-helix domain-containing protein — protein MKEGAALYSHSDGFVKIPQGFWESLKSLGLHHHEVICKAKLPISLTEEEPLVLKRSHYLAIWKVYEEFIGDTSQAIIQMVDAYKISKYPPSFMAIYHASTYREAIKKMVKYKKLCPPENLTFQEKGNKSYIDLGHVNDENIPPVLIGSTLASILEVGRRGTGLKMNAMQLEVTFSLDNSQILESFFGCKVKTRSLYNRLTLKRSDLDHSFASSNEEVLSMLTPTLDKMLSEHLNSKTLTEHVKEMLRNNLSNENTSIELISKKMGTGSRTLQRKLNDEGTNFKQLFMQVRREKSLDYLATTSLSIKEIAYLVGYTDQNSFYRAFRLWENDTPTNWRRDSNCSLNHVSREVL, from the coding sequence TTGAAGGAGGGAGCAGCACTGTATAGTCACTCAGATGGATTTGTTAAAATACCACAGGGCTTTTGGGAAAGTTTGAAGTCATTGGGGCTTCATCATCATGAGGTCATTTGTAAAGCGAAACTGCCGATCTCTTTAACGGAAGAAGAGCCGCTCGTTTTAAAAAGGTCACACTATTTAGCGATCTGGAAAGTATATGAGGAATTCATTGGTGATACGTCTCAAGCTATTATTCAAATGGTAGATGCGTATAAAATATCAAAATATCCTCCTTCTTTTATGGCAATTTACCATGCAAGCACCTATCGAGAGGCTATAAAAAAGATGGTCAAATATAAAAAACTCTGTCCTCCAGAGAATTTAACCTTCCAAGAGAAGGGAAATAAAAGCTACATTGACCTAGGTCATGTAAATGATGAAAATATACCACCCGTTTTAATAGGTTCTACGTTAGCGTCTATTCTGGAAGTTGGACGCAGAGGTACAGGATTAAAGATGAATGCGATGCAGTTAGAGGTCACATTTTCTTTAGATAACAGTCAGATTTTAGAATCCTTTTTTGGCTGTAAGGTGAAGACTCGATCTCTATACAACCGACTAACTCTCAAGCGAAGTGATTTAGATCATTCTTTTGCCTCGTCAAATGAAGAAGTGCTTTCCATGTTAACCCCCACTTTAGATAAAATGCTATCAGAACATCTAAACAGTAAAACGTTAACGGAGCACGTTAAGGAGATGTTGAGAAATAACTTATCTAATGAGAATACAAGTATTGAATTAATTTCGAAAAAGATGGGGACAGGAAGTCGTACGTTGCAACGTAAATTAAACGATGAAGGAACGAATTTCAAGCAGTTGTTCATGCAAGTGAGACGTGAAAAGTCTTTAGATTATCTCGCTACTACATCTTTATCCATTAAAGAAATTGCCTATTTGGTTGGTTATACTGATCAAAATTCATTTTACCGTGCTTTTCGACTTTGGGAGAACGATACACCCACGAACTGGCGAAGAGATTCTAATTGCTCATTAAATCACGTTTCCCGCGAAGTATTGTAA
- a CDS encoding SDR family NAD(P)-dependent oxidoreductase: MDLKLKNKTALITGSTKGIGKAIAIALAREGVHVLINGRDQESVENTVLEIKNKFPDTCPQNAKANLLDRIEREAVINTYPDIDILVNNVGIYEMMDYKDVDEEVLEKYIQTNFAVANSLTKFYLYKMLERNVGRVMFIASEEAVMPSGLMPQYAITKSMLLSLAKSLSKLTTGKDVTVNTIMPGPTLSENVKQIIEEMFQDKDMDFLDKEARFMKENLAHSELQRFIRPDEIGRLTAFLCSPYAGAFKGSPIRMDGGIVPTII, from the coding sequence ATGGATTTGAAACTAAAAAATAAAACAGCACTCATAACAGGTTCTACGAAGGGGATTGGGAAAGCAATAGCCATTGCATTGGCAAGAGAAGGTGTTCATGTCTTAATTAATGGTAGGGATCAAGAGTCAGTAGAGAACACGGTCCTAGAAATTAAGAACAAGTTTCCAGACACATGTCCCCAAAATGCAAAAGCGAACCTTTTGGATAGGATTGAAAGAGAGGCAGTCATTAATACGTATCCTGATATCGATATTCTTGTAAACAATGTAGGAATTTATGAAATGATGGATTATAAAGATGTTGATGAAGAGGTATTGGAAAAATACATTCAAACAAATTTTGCGGTAGCGAACTCATTAACTAAATTTTATTTGTATAAAATGCTAGAAAGAAACGTTGGCCGAGTTATGTTTATTGCAAGCGAGGAAGCCGTTATGCCCTCAGGACTTATGCCTCAGTACGCCATCACAAAATCCATGTTGTTATCTCTAGCAAAAAGTCTGTCTAAGTTGACGACTGGGAAAGACGTGACGGTAAACACAATCATGCCAGGTCCTACATTATCAGAGAATGTGAAACAAATAATTGAAGAGATGTTTCAAGATAAGGACATGGACTTTTTGGATAAAGAGGCTAGGTTTATGAAAGAGAACTTAGCTCATTCGGAATTACAACGATTTATTAGACCTGATGAAATTGGTAGATTAACTGCATTTTTATGTAGTCCATATGCTGGAGCATTCAAAGGTTCTCCTATTCGTATGGATGGAGGGATTGTTCCAACAATTATCTAA
- a CDS encoding peptidoglycan-binding domain-containing protein has product MMKKKWLAVIPAVALVAAPLPIQSVSASSEQVVQESQLPSELESVLMIAPEHQPTLTQGRTGTYGNEVDFVQFTISQAGFETEVDGVFGPDTKDKVKQFQAAHGLTADGIVGINTWVALFSEHNDSEFPVETAISYAEEALDNDDLVFSSNGELHKDAEGNQFYSLRAQSQAYIDSGGSGTVGFYDVYENGDIVESKPQS; this is encoded by the coding sequence ATGATGAAAAAGAAATGGTTAGCTGTAATTCCGGCGGTGGCGCTTGTGGCAGCCCCATTGCCCATTCAATCGGTATCCGCCTCTAGTGAACAAGTTGTACAAGAGTCACAATTACCAAGTGAATTAGAGTCTGTATTAATGATTGCCCCTGAACATCAACCTACATTAACACAAGGTCGTACGGGGACGTATGGAAATGAAGTTGATTTCGTTCAATTTACAATCAGTCAAGCTGGGTTTGAAACCGAAGTCGATGGAGTGTTTGGACCAGACACAAAGGATAAAGTAAAACAGTTTCAAGCAGCTCATGGGTTAACAGCTGATGGCATTGTAGGTATTAATACATGGGTAGCTCTTTTCTCTGAGCATAACGATAGCGAATTCCCTGTAGAGACTGCTATTTCTTATGCGGAAGAGGCACTGGATAATGATGATCTCGTCTTCAGTAGTAATGGTGAGCTTCATAAAGATGCTGAAGGCAACCAGTTCTACTCTTTAAGAGCTCAAAGCCAAGCATACATTGATAGTGGAGGTTCGGGTACCGTCGGATTTTATGATGTGTATGAAAATGGAGACATTGTCGAATCGAAGCCGCAATCATAA
- a CDS encoding dihydrodipicolinate synthase family protein encodes MLKENYHIAVPTSFSQNEELEVDNTINHVQNLYEQGIKSVLVCGTTGEQHSLTVAEKIELIEALDDHDVTKNMEILFGVSAVRQKDAVILAKAIRKSNIAGIMLGFPPYIVPTQDEMITYTTKVIEAGQKPTILYNNPPRTGFDLAEETMITLFNNVDLIIGVKEAGQKSNDSLAHIKKSCPGIFLYAGGEVNLESKLKSGFNRLSSILGNVDPEGIREWFNRLQLGEEDQLKDQKVTHLLQSLFTDCSVIIHIKEALNKQGTQIGICRSPLGIKKP; translated from the coding sequence ATGCTAAAAGAAAATTACCATATTGCTGTCCCTACTTCATTTTCTCAAAATGAAGAATTAGAAGTAGACAACACCATCAATCACGTCCAAAACCTATACGAGCAAGGAATTAAATCTGTCCTCGTTTGTGGGACTACGGGGGAACAACATAGTCTTACTGTAGCAGAAAAAATAGAGCTCATTGAAGCTTTAGATGACCATGATGTAACAAAAAATATGGAGATTCTTTTTGGCGTGTCCGCTGTGAGACAAAAAGATGCAGTGATTCTTGCTAAAGCCATTCGAAAGTCCAATATTGCTGGAATCATGCTAGGGTTTCCTCCCTATATTGTCCCTACCCAAGATGAGATGATCACGTATACGACAAAAGTTATTGAAGCGGGGCAAAAGCCGACAATCCTCTATAACAACCCGCCAAGAACAGGATTTGATTTAGCAGAAGAGACGATGATCACTTTGTTTAACAATGTTGATCTTATCATCGGGGTGAAAGAAGCTGGTCAAAAAAGCAATGACTCCTTAGCTCATATAAAAAAGAGCTGCCCAGGAATTTTTCTCTATGCAGGTGGGGAAGTAAATCTCGAGAGTAAATTAAAGAGTGGCTTTAATCGACTATCGTCTATTCTAGGAAATGTTGATCCAGAAGGAATACGCGAGTGGTTCAATCGGTTGCAGCTAGGTGAGGAAGATCAACTTAAAGATCAAAAGGTCACCCATTTACTCCAATCATTGTTCACTGATTGTTCTGTCATCATTCATATTAAAGAGGCATTAAACAAACAAGGTACCCAAATAGGCATATGTAGAAGTCCATTAGGAATTAAGAAACCCTGA
- a CDS encoding DUF6434 domain-containing protein — translation MRPELMKEIDVDQFNEYYWLKEELQQFSRAHGLSATGSKIELSKRIEVFLKTGRIEKPIRKATGAKKTEAPHQLSLNTVITENHRCSQHVRAFFKNEIPKFHFSTYIQDYFRTNVGKTYRDVITAWHEEEIRKKDPSYKREIGPQFEYNLFISDFFSDPKNQGRSRKEAISAWNKIKQLPGSNKYASRSEV, via the coding sequence ATGAGGCCTGAGTTAATGAAAGAGATTGATGTTGACCAGTTTAATGAGTACTACTGGCTGAAAGAAGAATTACAACAATTTAGTAGAGCACATGGTTTGAGTGCTACAGGGTCGAAAATAGAGTTATCTAAGCGAATCGAAGTTTTTTTGAAAACAGGAAGAATAGAAAAGCCGATTCGTAAAGCTACAGGAGCTAAAAAAACAGAAGCTCCTCATCAGCTAAGTCTAAATACAGTGATTACTGAAAACCATCGTTGCAGTCAACACGTTCGAGCCTTTTTCAAGAATGAAATACCTAAGTTTCATTTCTCTACGTACATACAAGATTATTTTAGAACTAATGTAGGAAAAACGTATCGTGATGTGATTACGGCATGGCATGAAGAAGAAATAAGAAAAAAAGACCCCTCTTACAAAAGAGAGATTGGGCCACAATTTGAATACAATTTGTTTATAAGCGACTTTTTTTCAGACCCTAAAAATCAAGGAAGAAGTCGCAAAGAAGCGATCAGTGCATGGAACAAAATTAAGCAGCTACCTGGCAGCAACAAATACGCGTCTCGTTCCGAAGTGTGA
- a CDS encoding ArsR/SmtB family transcription factor: protein MNNEETLLTRKKELIDEIRDSTDIFKAFSDPVRQDIFLMFMIAKRMNVAEVVEQSHLSRPAISHHLKILKQAGILSSNKVKTEVFYSLNLGDSVIAKLKRIVESAEVIMQNKED, encoded by the coding sequence ATGAACAATGAAGAGACATTATTGACAAGAAAAAAGGAATTAATAGACGAGATTCGTGATTCTACAGATATCTTCAAAGCTTTCTCAGACCCTGTAAGACAGGATATTTTTTTAATGTTTATGATAGCAAAACGTATGAATGTTGCCGAGGTCGTTGAACAGTCGCATTTATCAAGACCTGCTATTTCTCACCACCTTAAAATACTGAAGCAAGCAGGTATTTTAAGCTCAAACAAAGTGAAAACGGAAGTATTCTACTCATTAAATTTGGGTGATTCAGTCATTGCAAAATTAAAGAGGATTGTAGAGAGTGCCGAAGTAATTATGCAAAATAAAGAAGATTGA
- a CDS encoding SDR family NAD(P)-dependent oxidoreductase produces the protein MDYANKTILLTGASSGIGLEFAQELAKKGGNLILVARSKEKLEELATKLKNLYHVNVKVLSIDLAKSGAAEVIYNELEDNNKEVDILINNAGVGTLDYLDRLC, from the coding sequence ATGGATTACGCAAACAAAACGATCTTACTTACAGGAGCTTCTTCGGGCATCGGTCTGGAATTTGCACAGGAACTGGCCAAGAAAGGAGGAAACTTAATTCTGGTTGCACGTTCAAAAGAGAAATTAGAGGAACTTGCGACTAAACTGAAAAATTTGTATCATGTGAACGTAAAAGTACTCTCTATTGATTTAGCAAAATCAGGTGCAGCTGAAGTCATATATAACGAATTAGAAGACAATAACAAAGAGGTAGACATCCTTATTAACAATGCAGGAGTTGGGACATTAGACTATCTTGACCGCTTGTGTTAG
- a CDS encoding SDR family NAD(P)-dependent oxidoreductase → MPKRLARPTLRVKLQRNIGLQSYALLFCTTHRLDMLRINKEIQLNIIALTELTHLFLAPMLAKNAGVILNVASMTAFQPAPFMSVYGATKAYVLSFTEALAAEYNETKVQIITLCPGGTQSAFYQRSGADHLKGKLMEPIDVVHHAFKAIEEKRHFKVVGFSNALAAKLVPILPRNLVLNTVKRIMRPTK, encoded by the coding sequence TTGCCAAAAAGGCTAGCACGCCCAACTCTCCGTGTAAAGTTGCAACGAAATATCGGCTTGCAAAGTTATGCACTATTGTTTTGCACTACACACCGCTTAGATATGTTGCGTATCAATAAAGAAATTCAGTTGAATATCATCGCTCTTACAGAATTAACTCATCTCTTCTTAGCACCGATGTTAGCCAAAAATGCGGGGGTTATTCTTAACGTGGCATCAATGACTGCATTTCAACCTGCGCCATTTATGTCAGTGTATGGTGCAACAAAAGCGTATGTCCTTTCGTTTACTGAAGCCTTAGCGGCTGAGTACAATGAGACGAAGGTTCAAATCATCACATTATGTCCTGGAGGAACCCAAAGCGCCTTTTATCAACGCTCAGGAGCAGATCATTTAAAAGGGAAGCTAATGGAACCAATCGATGTCGTTCATCATGCATTCAAAGCCATCGAGGAGAAGCGGCATTTCAAAGTGGTCGGTTTTTCTAACGCTTTGGCGGCTAAGCTCGTTCCAATATTACCGCGGAATTTGGTTCTAAATACCGTAAAACGAATAATGCGACCAACAAAGTGA
- a CDS encoding DUF2178 domain-containing protein, with product MMRSDCMSKRTLSLISMGLALCFVLISIVFLFSGQNLWVIGLLVLGTAINSLLEIKIKGVNGVEDERYHHIFQKVSVYTSRITFSAVIIMCIIHFFFIQINASILLVLLVLTYYISESVSTWVISKRY from the coding sequence ATGATGAGGAGTGATTGTATGTCAAAAAGAACGCTTTCACTAATTTCAATGGGTTTGGCTCTATGCTTTGTCCTTATTTCAATCGTTTTTCTGTTTTCTGGACAAAACCTGTGGGTGATCGGATTGTTAGTACTAGGAACAGCCATTAATTCTCTCCTGGAAATAAAAATAAAGGGAGTTAACGGGGTAGAAGATGAACGCTACCATCATATTTTTCAAAAAGTATCTGTCTACACAAGCAGGATTACTTTTTCAGCCGTGATTATTATGTGTATCATCCACTTTTTTTTCATCCAAATAAACGCTTCAATACTATTAGTCCTATTAGTATTAACCTATTACATATCTGAGTCCGTGAGCACATGGGTGATTTCTAAAAGGTATTGA
- the abc-f gene encoding ribosomal protection-like ABC-F family protein, translating to MIELLQLQNVSFEINGSPLLTKLNATVHQGDVIGLIGKNGAGKSTLLHLLHQDLTPTTGHIKHLQNNLSLSLVEQENDAFAFGDVGSQDVALLSRWNVPANEYSTLSGGEKLKARLAKGFATSADLLLLDEPTNHLDDLSVDVLIEQMKQLNCTLILVSHDRYFLDKVCTDIWSLEEQTLIAHTGNYSSYMEEREQKRLTQQREYEKQQKMKARIEGQMKQLTSWSSAAHAASTKQEGPKMGLKEYHRVKAKKMDAQVKSKQKRLEKELEKINAEAVAPDEKVQFSMKANTKVGRRFMEVTNLTKSYGETTLFKEAQFTIQHGEKIALIGPNGSGKTTFLRIVMGQEEATGEVWLSPTANIGYLTQDVFDLPLDQTPKEIFYQDNYADRGRVQNLMNHLGFSASQWAEPIRDMSMGERVKCKLMAYILEEKDVLILDEPTNHLDLPSREQLEETLSQYNGTLLIVSHDRYFLEKTTDTELVIADKKMHKKINAPKPPQDNQANEELRLTLETERQEVLGKLSFSPPASKEYQALDARFKELTETIKTLS from the coding sequence ATGATCGAACTCTTGCAACTACAAAATGTCAGCTTTGAGATCAATGGCAGCCCATTGCTTACCAAGCTAAATGCTACCGTCCATCAAGGCGATGTCATTGGGCTGATCGGCAAAAACGGCGCCGGCAAATCAACATTGCTGCATTTGCTGCATCAGGACCTAACACCGACAACTGGACACATCAAGCACCTCCAAAACAACCTGAGCCTCTCCCTCGTGGAGCAGGAAAACGACGCCTTTGCATTCGGTGATGTTGGCTCGCAGGACGTTGCTTTGTTAAGTCGTTGGAATGTTCCTGCCAACGAATACAGCACACTCAGCGGTGGCGAAAAACTTAAGGCCAGACTGGCGAAAGGCTTTGCCACATCTGCTGATCTTTTGCTGTTGGATGAACCAACAAATCACTTAGATGACCTGAGTGTCGACGTTCTTATTGAGCAAATGAAACAGTTGAACTGCACGCTCATTCTCGTCTCCCATGACCGCTATTTTCTAGACAAAGTCTGTACGGACATTTGGTCCCTTGAGGAGCAAACGCTCATTGCTCATACGGGAAATTACTCAAGCTATATGGAGGAACGGGAGCAAAAGCGACTGACCCAGCAGCGCGAATATGAGAAACAGCAAAAAATGAAGGCTCGTATCGAAGGCCAAATGAAACAGCTCACCTCCTGGTCAAGCGCGGCTCATGCGGCCTCAACCAAACAAGAAGGACCAAAGATGGGCTTGAAGGAATATCATCGTGTCAAAGCGAAAAAAATGGACGCGCAAGTGAAATCGAAACAGAAGCGGCTTGAAAAAGAACTTGAGAAAATAAACGCTGAAGCTGTTGCCCCAGACGAAAAGGTGCAGTTTTCAATGAAAGCCAACACAAAGGTAGGAAGACGTTTCATGGAAGTGACGAACCTCACCAAGTCCTATGGCGAGACCACTCTCTTTAAAGAAGCGCAATTCACAATCCAGCATGGGGAAAAAATTGCTCTCATTGGTCCCAATGGCAGCGGGAAAACCACCTTCCTGAGAATCGTCATGGGCCAGGAGGAGGCAACGGGCGAAGTGTGGCTGTCCCCTACCGCAAACATTGGCTATCTCACACAGGATGTCTTTGATCTACCTCTTGATCAGACACCTAAAGAGATCTTTTACCAAGACAACTATGCCGACAGAGGCCGCGTGCAAAACTTGATGAACCATTTAGGCTTCAGTGCCTCTCAATGGGCAGAGCCCATTCGCGACATGAGCATGGGCGAGCGTGTGAAGTGTAAGCTAATGGCGTACATTTTAGAGGAAAAAGATGTGTTGATTCTAGACGAACCGACCAACCACCTCGATCTCCCATCGCGCGAGCAACTTGAAGAAACGCTCAGCCAATACAACGGAACGCTGCTCATTGTCTCGCACGATCGTTATTTTCTTGAGAAAACAACAGACACCGAGCTTGTCATCGCGGATAAGAAAATGCACAAAAAAATCAATGCACCCAAGCCGCCTCAAGACAATCAAGCAAACGAAGAGTTGCGCCTAACCTTGGAAACAGAACGCCAGGAAGTGCTCGGCAAGCTCAGCTTCTCGCCACCAGCCAGTAAAGAGTACCAGGCACTGGATGCCCGATTTAAAGAACTGACGGAGACGATTAAGACGCTTTCGTAG
- a CDS encoding AAA family ATPase, which translates to MSKVILFITGMSGTGKTTILSHLNQKGYKTIETDDHPLVKKTYNPVLKETDWIWDKHKIQSILNDHTEGILFLSGAVSNQSHFYAYFDEVICFSAPLETILSRVEKRTTNPYGKTEAERNDIIDNFERFAGIIQASATVTIDTTRDIHQNVKEIEALALLRLSNAE; encoded by the coding sequence ATGAGCAAGGTGATTCTCTTCATTACCGGCATGTCCGGGACTGGTAAGACGACTATTCTAAGCCACTTAAACCAGAAGGGCTATAAAACCATCGAAACAGATGACCACCCCTTAGTAAAGAAAACCTACAATCCAGTCCTTAAGGAAACGGATTGGATCTGGGATAAGCACAAGATCCAATCCATCCTCAACGATCATACAGAGGGGATCTTATTTTTATCAGGAGCCGTATCCAACCAAAGCCACTTTTACGCCTACTTTGATGAGGTCATTTGTTTTTCCGCTCCTCTTGAAACAATCCTGTCCAGGGTTGAAAAGCGAACGACGAATCCGTATGGAAAAACGGAAGCCGAGAGAAACGACATTATCGATAACTTTGAGCGATTTGCAGGCATCATTCAAGCTTCTGCCACAGTCACGATTGATACGACAAGGGACATTCATCAAAATGTAAAAGAGATTGAAGCATTGGCCTTGTTGAGGCTGAGCAACGCGGAATGA
- a CDS encoding DUF402 domain-containing protein, with product MKRKYGDRSDWTRILERDYVQSYLETDHFKGYLSLLKVDKVKEPLYVKYADQTICIVNDGYLWLQQFPSDKHHSVTTMFDEKGHIVQWYIDICYTNGVSEDNVPWMDDLYLDIVVLPSGEVIQKDVEELNEALLNGTIDKSLYDLAKQEAHMINAFIKDRNFPLLQLSKEHKDILLQMLQKGDLTEK from the coding sequence TTGAAGAGAAAATATGGAGACCGCTCTGATTGGACGCGTATACTGGAAAGAGACTATGTACAGTCCTATCTTGAAACGGATCATTTTAAAGGGTACTTGTCACTTCTGAAGGTGGATAAAGTGAAAGAGCCCTTGTACGTTAAATACGCTGACCAAACTATTTGCATCGTAAATGACGGATATCTATGGCTTCAACAATTCCCTAGCGATAAGCATCATTCAGTAACGACGATGTTTGATGAAAAAGGGCACATTGTGCAATGGTATATTGATATTTGTTATACAAACGGTGTGAGTGAGGATAATGTGCCTTGGATGGATGATTTGTACTTAGACATTGTCGTCTTGCCATCAGGAGAAGTCATCCAAAAGGATGTAGAAGAACTCAATGAAGCATTGCTTAATGGCACAATAGACAAATCTCTATATGACCTTGCAAAACAAGAAGCACATATGATTAATGCCTTTATTAAAGATAGAAACTTTCCCTTGTTACAGCTTTCAAAGGAACATAAAGATATTCTTTTACAAATGCTTCAGAAGGGAGATCTGACGGAGAAATGA